Proteins from a genomic interval of Syngnathus typhle isolate RoL2023-S1 ecotype Sweden linkage group LG15, RoL_Styp_1.0, whole genome shotgun sequence:
- the ndufa2 gene encoding NADH dehydrogenase [ubiquinone] 1 alpha subcomplex subunit 2, whose amino-acid sequence MAAAVVRGLGSALSKNLREIRIHVCQTSAASKGTRDFVEQHYVALKQANADFPILIRECSGVEARLWARYDLGKERSVSLDNMSLDQVAQSLHTLAQAKP is encoded by the exons ATGGCGGCCGCCGTCGTCCGAGGTTTGGGCTCCGCGTTGTCCAAAAATCTCCGTGAAATCCGAATTCACGTCTGCCAAACGTCCGCAGCCAGTAAGGGAACCAG AGACTTTGTGGAGCAGCACTACGTGGCTCTCAAGCAAGCCAACGCAGACTTCCCCATCCTGATCAGAGAATGTTCCGGAGTGGAAGCCCGGCTGTGGGCCCGCTATG ATTTGGGGAAGGAGCGCAGCGTCTCTCTGGACAATATGTCCCTTGACCAGGTGGCCCAAAGTCTGCACACGCTGGCCCAGGCCAAGCCGTAA
- the LOC133168086 gene encoding ribonuclease kappa-B: protein MPSLLFCGPKMAACGIVISIWGVIMLAMLGIFFSAKSAVLIEDVPFTEEDIRNDKQPPQNIYGLYSQVGINCFIAAAIYVAVGAVALCQVRLNKRQEYMVT from the exons ATGCCGTCGCTGCTCTTCTGCGGCCCGAAGATGGCCGCGTGCGGCATCGTTATCAGTATCTGGGGCGTCATCATGTTG GCCATGCTGGGAATCTTCTTCAGCGCCAAGTCGGCCGTGCTCATCGAGGACGTCCCGTTTACTGAGGAGGACATCCGCAACGA CAAACAGCCTCCTCAGAACATCTACGGTCTGTACAGCCAAGTGGGCATCAACTGCTTCATCGCCGCCGCCATTTACGTGGCGGTGGGCGCCGTGGCGCTGTGCCAGGTTCGACTCAACAAGCGCCAGGAGTACATGGTGACATAA
- the cdx1b gene encoding homeobox protein CDX-1b, which produces MYVGYLQLDKDPSMYHQNPGSRHPGLGLSPQHFPMPGPAQYSDFAGYHHPHHPHGLAADPHLQAQQNAPGSGAGWSPAYPAPPPPPLPHPPPHPAQPTRDEWAAHHYVAAGGPNLGFSPPEFAGQPPPPPPTLLAASLNASAGQGSTGSPQRRNAYEWIRRASTPLANPNGKTRTKDKYRVVYTDHQRLELEKEFHYSKYITIRRKAELASALSLSERQVKIWFQNRRAKERKISKKKQQQQQQPASSSSSSGSVAMVTSSSSGLVSPSGLVSPSSLSISIKEEF; this is translated from the exons ATGTACGTGGGCTACCTGCAGCTGGACAAGGACCCCTCCATGTACCACCAGAACCCCGGCAGCAGACATCCGGGTCTCGGCCTCAGCCCGCAACACTTTCCGAtgcccggcccggcccagtACTCGGATTTCGCGGGCTACCACCACCCCCACCACCCTCACGGCCTCGCGGCAGACCCCCACCTGCAGGCCCAGCAGAACGCACCCGGCAGCGGGGCCGGCTGGAGCCCGGCTTACCCGGCCCCGCCTCCGCCTCCTCTCCCTCATCCGCCTCCTCACCCCGCGCAGCCCACCCGTGACGAGTGGGCAGCGCACCACTACGTGGCCGCCGGAGGCCCCAACCTTGGCTTCAGCCCTCCAGAGTTTGCCGGgcagccgccgccaccgcccccGACACTTCTGGCCGCATCCCTCAACGCATCGGCCGGGCAAGGCTCGACCGGATCCCCGCAGAGGAGGAACGCCTACGAGTGGATTCGACGCGCCTCCACGCCGCTCGCCAACCCCA ACGGGAAGACGCGGACAAAGGACAAGTACCGTGTGGTCTACACGGACCACCagcgtctggagctggagaaaGAGTTCCACTACAGCAAGTACATCACCATCCGCAGGAAGGCGGAGCTCGCCAGCGCCCTCAGTCTATCAGAGCGACAG GTGAAGATCTGGTTCCAGAACCGGCGTGCCAAAGAGCGCAAGATCAGCAAGAagaagcaacagcagcagcagcagcctgcctcgtcgtcgtcgtcctccggCAGCGTCGCCATGgtgaccagcagcagcagcggcctgGTGTCTCCGTCCGGCCTGGTGTCGCCGTCTTCGCTGTCCATCAGCATCAAAGAAGAGTTTTGA